Part of the Amblyomma americanum isolate KBUSLIRL-KWMA chromosome 7, ASM5285725v1, whole genome shotgun sequence genome, catgcttgagaagagccgttaaAGTGGCCCTTATTTTCTCTACGCGACCAACGGATCCTTTCACCGTTGTCAACTTGCGATGTCTGTGTGTGACGACGTGTTTCAACGTCGGAATGAGCCGCGTTGCGTCGGCCATGCTCGCTCTCCTCGCGCACAGGCAGCGGCCATTAACGTCCCGCAGTTTATTAAAAATATTATAACAACAAATAATTAACAATAAAAACCacataaaataacaaaaaataattttaaaagacGAAATTTTCATTTGTTGTAAAATTATAATCGAGTTtattttttggctttttttttcgcgaagcATTTGATGCAGACCTCCTTTACGTTTTTTGTCGCCTAGGGTTCACGCAGACATGGGTAAGTGCTCTCGATATTTGTAGTAATAGACAGCTTACTAATGACTAAATTCACTCACATTTGCCTAATAAAGAATAGCGGTGCTTGCTGCCCTTCACTTCGTAACGAGGAAGCTCAGACAACGAGTATTACGCTCTGCGAAAGCCGCTGGCGCACTGCCGTCATGCGGCGGACCGACATGGCGGAGCCATTACACGTGCAACGTTAAAGCCTGCGGTGTCTGGCGGCGGTACTGTGCGTTGTGCCTGTGGATGGAATTAAAATTGCTCTCTGCCTCACTGGTGGAGCGCGTTGACTTCGCTAAACCTTGGCGATTGCCATGTTGGTATTTTTCGGGTGCTTGAGGGCGGCATACTGACTGTGGCGTGCGTGTCCAGGCAAGCCTCGTGGATTGCGGACGGCGCGCAAGCACCGCAGCCACCGTCGTGACCAGCGGTGGCACGACAAGGATTACAAGAAGGCTCACCTGGGCACCCGCTGGAAGGCCAACCCTTTTGGAGGCGCCTCTCACGCCAAGGGCATCGTGCTCGAGAAAGTGTGAGTCGCAACAGATGTCCAGTAGTGGTGTGACTGAGCGCGCCGCTGCGGATGCACCGCGCCGTCGACGCTCTCGTTGGAGTGAACTACTTAAGGCAGCGCGTTAAATGGTTCTGCACTCTGGGCTAGTTGATACGGCTTCATTTCTATGTTGTGCGTGTCATCTTTTTGTCTTCCGTCTGCGCGTGCTGCTTCCTCACGAAACGAACGTTAAATGATTCGTTGTTTAGCATTGCGGATCAATCGAACTGACCATGTTCCTGTCGCTGGTTCTTTTGAGAAGTACTGTCGCGCACAGTATGACTTGCAACACGCCTGTAGTGAGGCAACCGAAGTTTTTCACTTTCTAGTAAATCAATGGACTTTCACGCGGAGCACCTAGATTGCACAACGTGTCAGTATACTTTGTTCTTTCCATCGATTGCTAAATGTACACCACGGGATTCGCACTGCTTTGTGAACTTGGCCCCTGCCACACCTCGTACGTTGCAGCTCACATTAAGCTGGTTGTGTTTCTTACCATTAGCTATGACGTAAACGAAGGCTTGTGACGTCCTCATGACTGACAAGTTAATACTACTGAAGACTTAAACTGCTAGGTACTGCAGGCTCAAAACAGGGTAGTGCCGCAACGTTACTCGTTTGGTGCTTGCCCCCGTCCAACAAGAATTCTGGGGCACATTTATAAGCATCTGGAAAATGTGCATGCTTGTGGGTGGCCCAAGCCAGTTATTGGACAACTGTGAAGTTTTGTTTTTATGCTACCGGTCTTACAGTTGCAGTGTGTAATGTCAATGGTGTGAGCCCTCCTTTgtgagcagcagtggacgaccaGTCTAGCGACTTCTTTTTTTGTAGCCCGAagagctttgggatgttaaaccccataaacctaaaacATTGCTTGCACAGAGAGCGTGACCAGTACAGCGACTCATTATGCAGCATTAGTGTGCTGTCAAGACAAATATGCAGGATGCACGAAAAGCCATCTGGGTGTACTGAAGGGGCGTTGGAACCATGAGGCGTATTGAAGTGGTGTTGGAACTATGAGGCGTTTACGAAGCTATGTGTTTTGGTTTCTGCTGATGTGCCCTCGAGAATTTTTTTGCTGATAGCGCGCTGGGCAAGGGCTGTAGTTGTGATTTCTGCGAAACTGCCATAGTGAGAGAGCTGGCTGTGCCTTTCTGTAAAGTGTGTTTAACACTGCCAACTTGCTGTTTTTGCGTGAAGTGGAAGTCCCAACTTGTTTTTCTCCCTGAACTGTATGCCTTGACAGACGCTCTTTTTCCCTGAGCAACGGAGTGGTAAATGCTTTCGTTGCTCACACTGCTCCCCTGTGCTTgtctgtgcagtggtgttgaggcCAAGCAGCCCAACTCTGCCATTCGGAAATGTGTCCGAGTACAGCTGATCAAGAACGGCAAGAAGATCACAGCCTTTGTGCCCCGGGACGGTTGCCTCAACTACATTGAGGTGGGTGCCACTGGCCTTTGCTTTTGACTTACTGGAATGTAAAGAAGTGGTCCTTTTGTGCTGTTACAAGTATAAAAGAAAACTCATTCAGGTTTGCTTGCATCATAATGCGTCCACTCAGTAATATCATAACTGGTACCACGTCGTGCTGTGTCACAGCCAAAACTCCAGGCGTCGCTTTGTGTGCTCAGCCACTTCGGGGTCAATGGCAGCCACCCCAAAGCCAAGAGCACCTGGAAGCATTGGTGCTTAATATTATGGGCTCGCCAGCAGTCAAGAAGGACAGAGGAGACATACTTTTAAATTCGACACCGGTCCTATCTGCCAAATTTCTCGCTTACTTTGGTACATTAGTGTATTATAATCTGTCAACTGTACTCAAGCCGAAATCAATGCCGGAATAGCAGTTTTCCACTATGTAAGTTACCATTTCTTACACCATTGCAATTGTtctggtctcgtttgaaagatcTTCCTTTTGTCATCAATTTTCTGTCCCTGCAGCTACCTTTTGCCCATTGGTTGTTGCAAAAATAACAGTCAAATTTGCAACCCTATTGGCTGCTGAGTGCACTTAACAGCAGGGCATCATCTGATTGGTGGAGCTGGCCGGGATTCTTTGCATGCAGCACTTGAGCTGCGAAGGCTCGACACTTTGTGCCAGACCACATGTTGCGAGGAAGACATGCAGTGATACCTGGTTTAGTGTACAAGGCCACTTCATGCATAAGTTTGGCAAGAAGAGGAAGTAGTTGATAATCTCTGCAGTTGTCCTGCACCAACTGTGTGCCGGCAAAGACTTACCGTAAGAACCCGCGTTTAATACAAACCTGAATACATAATGAGGTGAAGTTTTAGTGACGAAAATGGAAAAAAAGTTTTACCCGTGTATAATACGAGTGAAGAAAGCTCAGAGAAGACATTAATCGCATCCCGCACTTTGATCACTATCATCTTCAGCAGCACTTTCTTCGGACATTTCTTTGTCCTACAAATCATGCCAAATGTACTCACCTTCCGTGCCATCAAGGGCGTTCGAGGTGCCGCACTTCTTAAAAGAACGACGCGCAAGATCTGGGTTCCTGCCTCTTTCTGTGTGCTCGCCTCCCATAAAATAGCTGGTCTGGCCACCTGCCGTAAACCTTGAAACCCACCTTGGTTATTGGCACATGCAGCTGTCCCTGCTCCCACTGTGCGTTTGTCAGCTCCTATGTCACTGAGCAACCTAGCAGCAATGGGTGTGCACTGCTTGTCCCATCTGTTCTTTGCTGCGTCCTGTTGTTTTGGGCTGCTTTTGTAGCTGTTGTAGTGCCACTTGGTGTTATCCTGCATAGACGGAAGCTGTGGAGACAGCTGTGTGTGCTGCGGTGAGGCGCCGATTGCACTGGTGCACAGCACGTCATGTCATCTGCGTTCGTTTATTAAGATTGTAAATGTGCCTCCTGTGGCGGTTCGTTTTTTATCGCCGTAAAACTCATGATTCGACCATATTTGAAGTAACACAGCTCTGTTTAAGGGGGCACACGGGTCTTTGCGGCCGAAAAATCTTTAAAAGAATcagtttttcaatttttgatTATTTGTGACTGTGAGGTCattatacagtagaatctcgttacaacgaacttcacgggaccgctgaatttaaatcgttattttgaaatatcgtagtactgaaaaaccattattttcatgtcagtaatgcatcacaagaactaaaattacgtacctttgcagcagatttacgtgttggtaagtaaataataaacgataacgctgggcacagtttaactacaatttatggCTTGAAGAAGcctgttatcttcttctggcgagtagacgacaagcgctacaggacgaacgcctccacatcctcgaccttcctgtgcacgtcatcggggacatctttgcagcgcccgaggaatgatcgggtcttctctagaaagactaggacatccgagccggaaacaatccagtgtcggcatcgtcttcgtcgctactacattcttcttgctcacgcacttgattcacgatgtctttgGTGGTGAGCTCGGCGGAcgtagccgccgcgctgtcgctatccacataattcgaaagtcgctgtccacggtagttgcccagccgcagacgttttcttgagggagccagctgcgactctcgatgtagttttatgatcttgtcctgatctttgagcatcgttgccattgttgacggtgtattgtcaagctccctgcacaagtccgcttgcttttttccatcagctgcgacagaatgtccgctttttctttaagcgaaaattggcgtcgcttctttttaacacgggggccaggagaactcattgtcagcaaagctaatgcacaacacaatcacatcgccgataactttgcagatcctaacgttcgctTTCGACGTGGAGACACTGtgctgaataggcttaagactactgcgcagtatgtgaccacacgctggatggatgataatggccttaccctttgtattgggcggcagcttgcgccgcctagcctatattcattcaacgcgacactcgcgtgatggagataccgctggggctgtatccgttgcaacgagttccccagcgcatagctgatgcttcggatgatgatgacaggcgtcagcttcagggatttggtacggaacttcgtaataacgaagcgtcttgcgacgaatgcgagataAATTACATACGtaattctgaaatattcggtaatttgaaattcgtagtactgaaagttttttacattgaaggtataggcattttggcggagGTTTAAAAatattcgtaaatctgaaaatttcgttcatctgatgttcgtagtaacgagattttactgtatgtGGGTGAAGTTTCAAGGCGGAGAAACCTATAGTTTTTAAGAAAAAGCCAAATAACGGCAGTATTCGGACCGAGAATCTCGCGAAAGTGCCTCAaaaagtaccgtaaaaaccggaatataggtcgaactttttttcaaaaaaccatggtgaaaagtcgacccccgtcttatataccggtcattggcggaaaaaatacggaagtcttgcaacaatgggtaactgaagtcaacagcctctatcaccatcgccatcagcagcagtgccgccattttgcgtttcagtagatgcaaagcggaagctaacggcagtttaccgtcgccttcacgaAAAACACGATtcagtacgaggaagctcacgggaacctggcggcacagcgcgaatttggagtatccgaaaagagcattcagtactggcggaggcagaagctgcgtattacaacttgcagcaaccagaagaaaacat contains:
- the LOC144099350 gene encoding small ribosomal subunit protein uS12 — protein: MGKPRGLRTARKHRSHRRDQRWHDKDYKKAHLGTRWKANPFGGASHAKGIVLEKVGVEAKQPNSAIRKCVRVQLIKNGKKITAFVPRDGCLNYIEENDEVLVAGFGRKGHAVGDIPGVRFKVVKVANVSLLALYKEKKERPRS